In Gossypium hirsutum isolate 1008001.06 chromosome A10, Gossypium_hirsutum_v2.1, whole genome shotgun sequence, the DNA window cgaataccCTCAAGGTTTCCTCATTCAGACTCTTCATTATACACAGCCTTGATGTAACAACCTCCTTCTTCAAGCAACCCTCCTTTAGGGTGAATTATCCCTCCTGATACAAAGGTTTGGGATATATGGGGGAATGTCATCGATTCCCACTGTACTTCTTTTTCGCTTAAACGCGCCCTTCTCTTTTCTTGATGCTTCTCCATTTCCCTTCTCATTTGCTTTTGATCTGGCCTGAAACCCAAACCAAAATGGTCTTTCTTCTCCTTTAACTCTGGAACTTGAATCCCTCCTTGAAGATATCTTCCCAATCCTTTTCCTGGCAAGGCTCCTCTTCCCATTGTCATTTGCAAACCCATCCTTGTAGTTCTGGATATCTTGGGCACCGACACCTCATTCCCCTCTGCAATGAATGTTGCGTTGACGAACTCTAATGAATGTAAAGAGCATTCAATTGCCTCCTCGTTTGCTTCTACATAGGGTGCACTACTGGTAACTATCGCTATAATGTCCTCCTCCACATTTATAGTGACCAACCGTCCATCAGctactaacttcaatttttggtgcagagatgagggcaccgctcctgccgaatgtatccaaggcctactcaataggcaattgtaagaggGCTTAATGTCTATCACTAAAAAGTCCACCTCATACGTGTTTGGCCCAATCATTAAAGGAATATCAATTTTTCCCATGACCCTTCTctccgtgccatcaaatgcttGCACTACATtatggcatgctttcatgtgagaactgtcaatgggtaatctaTTCAGTGTGGACAGCGACATTACATTTAAGGCTGACCCATTATCAATAAGCACACTCGGCACTGTATATCCTTTGCAGCGGGTGGTAATGTGCAAAGCCTTAGCTAATCCCATGCCTCCCGGTGGGATTTCATCAtcgttgaaataaatgaaattgtcagcacttatGTTACTAACAAATCGATCCAACTTGTTGACGGATATATTATTAGTAACATAAGTCTCATTGAGCACCTTCATTAAAGCTTTCTGATGTGCCTCTGAACATAGAAGCAAAGCCAACACTGATATACGAGCAGGTTGTTTGCGCAATTGTTCAACCACGCTGTACTCACtgtgttttaagaattttaaaaattctctggcttcttcttccttcactAGCTCATTAACCAGTGTCTCTGTCCCTTTTCTTTTGTCTAAAGCTTTTGCTTTTGCAGGCTCAACTTTGACGCCTTCTACATCGTAGCGCTTCCCACTACGTGTGTAAGAACCCTCACCTTGAGCTTCCTTAGAAGCACTAGCTATATCCTCCTTCTCCGGCATTGACACATGGCAATTATAATTCCAGGGTACCCTCTTGTTATCCTTTTAAGGAAAGGGAACAGGTTTATGAATGATGACTTTCGGTACCGTTGGTGTTTCAACTTCATTACTTCCTAGTAAAGAAATAATAATCCTCGGCCGGTTTTGATTCTTTGGTGTACCTTCTAATGTGCATATATGTCCCTCATTTGAGCcagcttcataaaattctagctctttgttgtccaTAAGGCTTTGTACCAAGGCCTTAAACTCGTGCCCCTCTTCAGCATAGAACTCACAGTAGTCCCTTGCTCTTTTATTCCTATCTTTAGAGATTATCATCTctcttttcaccatttcttcccaaatcattttcatcaGTGTTCTCACCTTGGACACGCCATCTTTAATCCTTCTCATACCCGTATCCTCAACTGCATTTACCCCTTGATCACCATGATTTGGCAACGGGTTCTCTGTACTAAGGGTGTCGTCAAATTTTACAACCCCCATCTTGATTAGCTTTTCCACTGCCTTCTTAAAACAAGTGCAATTTTCAATTGAATGCCCAGATATCCCCGCATGGTACTCACATTTGGCGTTTggatcataccatttgggatatgggggtTGTAACGGTTTCAAATGAAAAGGGGCTATTGCATGTGCATTGAATAAACTTTGATAAAGCTCCAGATACGTTACTGAGATCTGGTTCGAAACTTTTTCAGAATTCTGTCTCGAAACAGATCCCTGCTTTTGAGAATCTTCTTGCCCAACCGTAGTTACTCTGGGCTGACTAACCGTAACCGTATTTGAATTATAGCTACTCGTATTATTCACCTTATTATCCTTCCTTCTTGAGACCGATCTTTTAGTAGCTTCCCCCTCTATCTTGCCACctcttatggcattctcaattATTTCTCCCGCCATAACTATATCGGCAAAATTCTTGGTGGTACTTCCAATCATGCGGGTAATGAATGGGGTCTTTAAAGTGTTGATGAACAGCATAGTAGTCTCTTTCTCCAAGAgcggtggttgaacttgcatggCAATCTCTCTCCACCTCTGGGCATatagcctaaaactttcattaggcttcttttccatgttttgcaagGTAATTCTATCAGGaatcatgtcagtcacatgattatATTGCTGCATAAAAGCTTGCGCTAAGTCTCTCCAAGAGTCGATCCTTGCGCGACTTAGTTGATTATACCACCTAGCCGCTACCCCAACcaaactatcctgaaaacaatggatcaataattgatcattgtttacataACCAGTCATCCGTCTGCAGAACATGGTAATATGGGCTTCCgggcaagtagtcccattgtacttctcaaattctggcattttgaacttatggGGAAGCACCAAATCTAGGACTAAACTCAAGTCCTTAGCATCCATTCCCTGACGATTATCAGCGTTTTCTAGTGCCCTAAATTTCTCCTCTAACCATCTGCAATGTTCCTCTAATTGCCTTGATAATTCGAGTCTCATTTCTTCCCTCTCAGCTACATCTAAATCGGGGATAACCATATTGGCAAGATTGTCTCCAGGATTGAATCCCGAACTAGTTTGAAAGTTCATGGGTATTACAGCATCGACTTGACCCTGTTGAGGCCTTATTGTGACAGACGGTCCTCGGAGATATGCCTCAGGTTGGGTCTGTACGTGAGGTGGAGTGAAACCAAGAAGATGACCCTCGTTATCCTCTTCAGTTGTAGTCATAGGGGCTTTTCCTTTATCTGTTGTTCCCCTCAACAGTTGAGCCATCTCAGTCATCATATTCCTTTGAGCCTCCAACATTTGATCCTTCATCTATTGTTGGATTTTTTCCAATTGCTCCTGTAACTACTCTTACATTTCTTTCTAAATCTGCTCAAgtctttgatccatattctttGACTTAGCGTGTGTATCGTAAGGATGTGTTGCTTCCAGATTTTTTTGCTCTTACTCTCTCTTTCTCCctaataattttaactaattagggtcattctataaacttgaatgcatatgatgtgatgagatgcaaatgcatgaatgctaaAAGATACCGATTCTGATTCAGTTTCtttttagaaaatgttatttaagaaacaaaaatatttacacaaaacggattacaaatacgcctTTTCCCTCAAGCCCAAGGTTTTAACCCTATCCAACAACAAAGCTAACTCTAGACCTCTATCTGACACTAACTCATATTTTGTACTCAATACATTAGCTTGTGCTGCTAGGTCTTGTAAATGATCAGCAACCTCTTGAATCTAGACTATAGCTTCTCCCATGAGATAATCCCTATCTCCAACTTGATCCTAAAGATGGTGAAGTTCTCCCTTCCACTGTTCTTCTCTTGCCTCGAGCTACTCAATCCGTAGCTCACAGTCCTCTAGTGTTGCTTCTAACCCTCCAATATTGTGCTTCATTTCCTCAATCTTATCCAAGCTTACCTTTAACTCGACCGCAGAGTTACGACTTCGAtgatgatgaagagatcgtccaagctcaaccaccttagtttttaatccttgattttccttctctagggcctgattacgagactgcatctcttggaacttcttctcccaatactcggctttgGCTTTTTCTTCTTGAACCTCTTGTTGCCACTGCTCTGAAGACTTCCCAAATCCAGCTCTCTTCAATGATAGTTGTGTCTTCTTATACTGCGGCTTCAAATCATCTCGGtcttcctcaatcttcctctTTTTTTTCCTTACTTTCTCGACCTCGATTTTCTAAATGTCAACATCTAAACTTAGGTACATATTTTCCTCCTTGAGGTTCTCTATCTTTCTTCCAAGCTCCAAACTCTTCCTTTCGAACTCTTGCTTTATGACCTCTaactctgatggaatcactcGTAACTTCTCCTCCATTGATCGAGCAGCCTCCAAACTTGGTCTAGGGATGTTATCATTGACCCTCTTACTAAACCATCCTTTGTATTTAAAAGTTGTCGTCGGTCCTTTAGTCAAAATCTTCATacagcaagccttcttccaagcttcGGAGATTTCTCGCATCTTCTTCTTATAATGATCACCTTTATATGAGAAGTCACTCTGAGCTAGCCCTTGTGTTGCCGGTATAAACTATTCTGCCTTGTATTGCCTTAAGACAAGTAATGGTGCATAACCAACAACCCCCCAAATTCTAGGAATAGGTACCCAATCAAAGTTCCCGCAACGATAAAGGATTTCGCTAAGAGTCATccaaggggttttccacgtaacaTCTTCTTCTTGGAGGTTCTGGAGTATTTCTATCCACCTTTCCTCTGTAATGTCATCCCTCCTCGGTATAACTGCTGCTTCTTTTAGTGGAGAATAGTCTTTAAAGAACACCCGGCAAGGAACGTTatcaaccttccaaaagtgactgtggcACCAAACTAACAACAATTGtacacatccaatgaatctaccttcaccagctctccgacatgcactcaaagatctaaACGTCTCGGCTAGGATTGCAGGCACAGGCGTGTTCTACTTACTAATTCGATCAAATAAATCTTCAACTACCTCATCTATATGCCCCATAGCCTTTGGGAAAATCATCAATCCATACATACTTAAAGCCGGGCCATCAACCTTCTTTTTCACATTTGGGTGTGCCAATATCAAATCCCTCAAACTTGCCCACGGAATGCATTTGCTATCATCTTTTTGTTGGATTCGAGCTGCGGCCCATTGTTCACTCACCCCTGTAATCGTCAttaatttcttcacgaaagttgGGGGATTAGCAACCCTAACATAAGCTTTTTTACCTTGAATTTTTGGGCAACGAAgtaaggtcgtatactcctccaaagtaggtactaagtctacctctccaaatgtaaaacaactataagcaAGGTTCCAAAACTATACCATAGCTCGGAACAGATGCTTATCTACCTTGATGTCTAGCAAATAGGGAAGATCTCTATAATTCTGATAGAAAAGGTGCTTAGCCTTGTCATCCTATTGGGCTCAAATGTCTCTCAACTCTTGAAACTCATTCTGTGTCGAATTAATgcgagtgaagtcccataactttGATGTATACCCCTCGGTAatactatctcctttctctaactgggttttctctgaccagtTACAGATAGaggcattgtcctccactttatcaagatattcgttctccattacaaaactttctaacccAGAAATCaaaccgtgaatcgatacctttgaatgttgaatgacatgcaatgatagcaaaacaaaataaattagtaTCATATAAAAGTATAACAAACAAACACTTATAAAGGTAGTTTACTAAAAACTATCACCATAATCCCTAGGGTAAGCGCTTAAAGTTCACTACATGAGTTTCAGTTCTAAAGCAAGGGTatctgaaccagcagattcctcgatcctcacccattataggctcatatagaccaagttcagttcaaggggacacatttccctatggccatacggagatgaaaatctcacgaagacataggtacggatgtatgccggaagcaatccactagcccatacgaaggtgaaaacctcacgaaagcgtagcttctcactcccacttaagggtgcgaccacaacggtcatgcaaaatGTAATGTGTGcaaataacaaacatatgcagcaaacacatgtaaaccgatcaatgtttttaaaatatttccaaacttccgacattaagacagaaaataatcaatttcttggcttgactctcttatttgtccccagtggagttgccaagctgtcgaaacctctTTTTAAAAGGCGAAGGGTATTttgaaaacaggagtcgccaccaaccttttaaagtgtgattggatcaccttataaaacattttggtctacgaaattatgagaaaacgggctcgggagtcggttacgtacgaggaagggttagcaccctcgcaacgtctaaaattggtaccaaattgaatagttttgtcttaatgtcaaaagtttgaaagaacTTAGAAATAAGATCCCTTTTAAAACCGTAATAATTTGTGTTAAAAAGAATCAAGATTCCTTTGCTTCAAAAGAATataaacatcacatccagcatgattggacacgatattcttaaactttcgTAACTAAAATCATCTTGTTATTTTCAAAACTTACTTAGAAGGATATTTTAGGCATTTAGACggaaaatcgcaacccagcatgttagggcactacttcccgaATTCATAACCACCaaaaaaacattgccttattttcaaaaatctttttggatcaaatgaaatataaaagttctttaaagt includes these proteins:
- the LOC107895482 gene encoding uncharacterized protein, whose amino-acid sequence is MKDQMLEAQRNMMTEMAQLLRGTTDKGKAPMTTTEEDNEGHLLGFTPPHVQTQPEAYLRGPSVTIRPQQGQVDAVIPMNFQTSSGFNPGDNLANMVIPDLDVAEREEMRLELSRQLEEHCRWLEEKFRALENADNRQGMDAKDLSLVLDLDSLVGVAARWYNQLSRARIDSWRDLAQAFMQQYNHVTDMIPDRITLQNMEKKPNESFRLYAQRWREIAMQVQPPLLEKETTMLFINTLKTPFITRMIGSTTKNFADIVMAGEIIENAIRGGKIEGEATKRSVSRRKDNKVNNTSSYNSNTVTVSQPRVTTVGQEDSQKQGSVSRQNSEKVSNQISVTYLELYQSLFNAHAIAPFHLKPLQPPYPKWYDPNAKCEYHAGISGHSIENCTCFKKAVEKLIKMGVVKFDDTLSTENPLPNHGDQGVNAVEDTGMRRIKDGVSKVRTLMKMIWEEMVKREMIISKDRNKRARDYCEFYAEEGHEFKALVQSLMDNKELEFYEAGSNEGHICTLEGTPKNQNRPRIIISLLGSNEVETPTDNKRVPWNYNCHVSMPEKEDIASASKEAQGEGSYTRSGKRYDVEGVKVEPAKAKALDKRKGTETLVNELVKEEEAREFLKFLKHSEYSVVEQLRKQPARISVLALLLCSEAHQKALMKVLNETYVTNNISVNKLDRFVSNISADNFIYFNDDEIPPGGMGLAKALHITTRCKGYTVPSVLIDNGSALNVMSLSTLNRLPIDSSHMKACHNVVQAFDGTERRVMGKIDIPLMIGPNTYELVADGRLVTINVEEDIIAIVTSSAPYVEANEEAIECSLHSLEFVNATFIAEGNEVSVPKISRTTRMGLQMTMGRGALPGKGLGRYLQGGIQVPELKEKKDHFGLGFRPDQKQMRREMEKHQEKRRARLSEKEVQWESMTFPHISQTFVSGGIIHPKGGLLEEGGCYIKAVYNEESE